One window of the Ureibacillus sp. FSL W7-1570 genome contains the following:
- the trpB gene encoding tryptophan synthase subunit beta → MTTTIKGKFGRFGGQFVPETLMTALQELEEAYEHYKHDESFQQELRYYLKDYVGRETPLYFAERLTEHCGGAKIYLKREDLNHTGAHKINNALGQALLAKKMGKTKIVAETGAGQHGVATATACALLGMECVVFMGAEDVKRQALNVFRMELLGTKVVAVEKGSRTLKDAVNEALRYWVTNVETTHYILGSAMGPHPFPTIVRDFQRVIGDETKKQILEKENRLPDAVVACIGGGSNSIGMFHPFVEDQEVALYGVEAAGKGFETGKHAAAINGGKTGVLHGAYMYLLQDDNGFVQEAYSISAGLDYPGVGPEHCYLHETGRAKYVMATDEEALAAVKLLCRTEGILPALESAHAVHYATELAKTMDKDQIIVVCLSGRGDKDVHTIYDAFGGDLA, encoded by the coding sequence ATGACGACTACAATCAAAGGCAAATTCGGCCGTTTCGGCGGACAATTTGTTCCGGAAACATTGATGACCGCTTTACAAGAACTGGAAGAAGCCTATGAACATTATAAACATGACGAGTCCTTCCAACAGGAACTCCGCTATTATTTAAAAGACTATGTCGGCCGGGAGACACCCCTCTACTTTGCGGAACGGCTGACGGAACATTGCGGCGGCGCCAAAATTTATTTAAAACGGGAAGATTTAAACCATACCGGCGCACATAAAATCAACAACGCCCTCGGCCAGGCATTGCTCGCCAAAAAAATGGGCAAGACGAAAATCGTGGCGGAAACAGGTGCCGGCCAACACGGTGTGGCAACGGCAACCGCCTGCGCCCTGCTTGGTATGGAATGCGTCGTCTTCATGGGGGCTGAAGATGTGAAACGCCAGGCGCTGAACGTATTCCGAATGGAACTGTTGGGCACAAAAGTGGTTGCGGTTGAAAAAGGATCCAGAACGCTGAAAGATGCGGTGAACGAAGCCTTGCGCTACTGGGTGACAAACGTGGAAACAACCCATTACATCTTAGGTTCCGCCATGGGACCACATCCCTTCCCTACCATCGTTCGCGATTTTCAGAGAGTCATCGGGGATGAAACGAAAAAACAAATTTTAGAAAAGGAAAACCGCCTTCCGGATGCGGTTGTGGCCTGCATCGGCGGCGGCAGCAACTCCATCGGCATGTTCCATCCTTTTGTGGAAGATCAAGAAGTTGCCTTGTACGGTGTGGAAGCTGCAGGAAAAGGGTTTGAAACCGGCAAACACGCAGCCGCCATCAACGGCGGGAAAACGGGCGTACTGCACGGGGCTTATATGTACTTATTGCAGGATGACAACGGATTTGTGCAGGAAGCCTACTCCATCTCAGCGGGCCTTGACTATCCCGGGGTCGGCCCGGAACATTGCTATCTGCATGAAACCGGCCGCGCAAAATACGTGATGGCAACGGATGAAGAAGCCCTTGCGGCAGTGAAACTTCTATGCCGGACAGAAGGAATCCTCCCTGCCCTTGAGAGCGCCCATGCCGTTCACTATGCAACGGAACTGGCTAAAACGATGGATAAAGATCAAATCATCGTCGTTTGTTTATCCGGCCGCGGTGATAAAGATGTGCACACAATCTACGATGCCTTTGGAGGTGACTTGGCATGA
- a CDS encoding phosphoribosylanthranilate isomerase gives MTKVKICGLKEAVHVLCAVNAGADFVGFVFAPSKRQISIEKARKLAKLVPNHVKKVGVFVNPTENEVREAFENVPLDYVQYHGNEDPAFIEQLGYPSIKAFSIRDEEDVKKAGKFNVDYYLFDAPGTDYAGGSGKVFDWSLLDQLSIPREKVILAGGLNASNVQIAIATVRPSAVDVSSGVEQNGEKNGELIQSFIQAVKTSQQTVKGAN, from the coding sequence ATGACGAAGGTGAAAATTTGCGGGTTGAAAGAAGCGGTGCATGTACTTTGTGCCGTCAATGCGGGAGCTGATTTTGTAGGCTTTGTGTTTGCGCCGAGCAAGCGGCAAATTTCCATTGAAAAAGCCCGGAAACTGGCGAAACTGGTGCCGAACCACGTGAAAAAAGTGGGCGTCTTCGTCAATCCCACTGAGAACGAAGTGAGAGAGGCTTTTGAAAACGTACCGCTCGATTATGTGCAATATCATGGCAATGAAGATCCGGCCTTTATTGAACAATTGGGCTACCCTTCCATCAAAGCCTTTTCCATTCGGGATGAGGAAGATGTGAAGAAAGCCGGCAAGTTTAACGTAGATTACTATTTGTTCGATGCACCCGGAACGGACTACGCAGGCGGAAGCGGAAAAGTATTTGACTGGTCGCTTTTGGATCAACTTTCCATCCCAAGGGAGAAAGTGATTTTGGCAGGTGGGCTTAATGCTTCAAACGTGCAAATAGCCATCGCCACCGTCCGGCCTTCCGCTGTGGATGTATCGAGCGGTGTTGAGCAAAATGGCGAAAAAAACGGCGAACTGATCCAATCCTTCATCCAAGCCGTAAAAACTTCACAACAAACCGTAAAAGGAGCTAACTGA
- the trpC gene encoding indole-3-glycerol phosphate synthase TrpC, producing the protein MTILDTIIEHKKSILPQLKRTTPDLNAPIKKRPSLYETLRKSDTLQIIAEMKRASPSKGIINADVDPVEQAKRYEKAGAACISVLTEEKYFKGSFEDLADIARNVHLPILNKDFIIDKVQIDYALHAGASVILLIVAALDDETLAGLHEYATNLGLEVLVEVHNEEELERALRIQPKLLGVNNRDLKTFHVDLAQTEKLAETINRYPNIAFISESGIFETADAERVANAGARGILVGESLMRSGNPEDTLRSFQIQLPALEDVER; encoded by the coding sequence ATGACGATTTTAGATACGATTATTGAACATAAAAAATCCATCCTGCCTCAATTGAAAAGAACAACGCCCGACTTGAACGCGCCAATCAAAAAGCGGCCATCGTTGTACGAGACACTCAGAAAATCGGACACTTTGCAAATTATCGCTGAAATGAAGCGCGCCTCCCCTTCCAAAGGCATCATCAATGCGGATGTGGACCCGGTGGAACAGGCGAAGCGCTACGAAAAGGCAGGGGCCGCCTGCATTTCGGTATTGACGGAAGAAAAATATTTCAAAGGTTCTTTTGAGGATTTGGCGGACATTGCAAGAAACGTCCATCTCCCTATCTTAAATAAAGATTTCATCATCGATAAAGTTCAGATCGACTATGCCCTTCATGCCGGTGCATCCGTCATTCTTCTGATTGTAGCCGCTTTGGATGACGAAACGTTGGCCGGATTGCATGAGTACGCAACAAACCTGGGTCTTGAAGTTCTGGTGGAAGTGCACAACGAAGAAGAATTGGAGCGTGCCCTCCGCATTCAACCAAAACTTCTTGGCGTCAACAACAGGGATTTAAAAACATTCCATGTGGATTTGGCCCAAACGGAAAAGCTTGCAGAAACCATCAACCGTTATCCGAACATCGCCTTCATCAGTGAAAGCGGCATTTTTGAAACAGCGGATGCTGAGCGGGTGGCGAACGCCGGTGCGCGGGGAATCCTCGTCGGTGAATCATTGATGAGAAGCGGAAATCCGGAAGACACGTTAAGATCGTTTCAAATCCAACTTCCGGCGTTAGAGGATGTAGAGCGATGA
- the trpD gene encoding anthranilate phosphoribosyltransferase — protein MNIQAFTKRVQQKENLPYDEMIQAVEIIFDDETPKEAIAEFLLALREKGETAEEVAALSIVMRSNAIKIPVPEGTYIDNCGTGGDGLQTFNISTTSAFVLASSGVKVAKHGNRKISSSSGSADVLQALGIHTDFTVEESVQLLKREGIVFLYAPAVHPKLKRIGEVRRAIGKPTIFNLVGPLTNPVDLDSQLVGINRPDFVEHYAEVLRILGRKRAIVVSGSEGMDEASLDHRNRSVLLLNGEIKPLAINIEELGLQPASITHLRGGTPEENAEILKDLLRGKRTPYYDAVVLNAALGFFAYGAVDSLKDGVCMARDAIESGRAYEKLEAVVEFSQNIIKEQTF, from the coding sequence ATGAACATTCAAGCTTTTACAAAACGAGTTCAGCAAAAGGAAAATTTGCCCTACGATGAAATGATTCAAGCGGTGGAAATCATCTTTGACGACGAAACGCCAAAAGAAGCCATTGCGGAATTTTTGCTGGCCCTCCGCGAAAAAGGAGAAACAGCCGAAGAAGTTGCCGCCCTTTCCATCGTGATGAGATCCAATGCAATCAAAATTCCTGTTCCGGAAGGGACTTATATAGACAATTGCGGTACCGGCGGCGATGGTCTGCAAACTTTCAACATCAGCACCACTTCCGCTTTTGTGTTGGCAAGCAGCGGCGTGAAAGTGGCAAAACACGGCAACCGTAAAATTTCCAGCTCTTCCGGCAGCGCCGATGTTCTTCAGGCATTGGGCATCCATACAGATTTTACAGTCGAAGAATCCGTCCAATTGTTGAAGCGGGAAGGCATCGTTTTTCTTTACGCCCCTGCCGTTCATCCGAAATTGAAACGCATCGGTGAAGTTCGGCGGGCCATCGGAAAACCGACAATTTTTAACCTGGTCGGTCCATTGACAAATCCCGTGGACTTGGACAGTCAGCTCGTCGGCATTAACCGGCCGGATTTTGTCGAACACTATGCGGAAGTGTTGCGCATTTTAGGACGGAAACGCGCAATTGTTGTATCGGGATCGGAAGGGATGGATGAAGCTTCCCTCGATCATCGGAACCGCTCCGTGCTGCTTCTGAATGGGGAAATTAAACCATTGGCGATCAACATTGAAGAATTGGGATTGCAACCCGCATCCATCACCCATCTCCGTGGCGGTACGCCGGAAGAAAATGCGGAAATTTTAAAAGATTTATTAAGAGGAAAACGCACGCCTTATTATGATGCAGTCGTTTTGAATGCGGCGCTCGGTTTCTTCGCTTATGGCGCCGTTGATTCTCTGAAAGATGGCGTCTGCATGGCCCGCGATGCCATCGAATCCGGACGCGCTTACGAGAAACTTGAAGCAGTCGTTGAATTCAGCCAAAACATCATAAAGGAGCAAACATTCTGA
- a CDS encoding QueT transporter family protein, with amino-acid sequence MKPKFMAVTAIIAALYIAVTYTLSFLSFGDIQFRIAEIFNHLIAFNPRYMLGVVLGVFISNLFSPLGWFDLVFGVAHSVICLTILIIVGKFVKNVVVRMLINSFVFTFMMWIIALELKLALELPFWLSWLTTAVGEAVVLLIGIPIMKLLDKRLDFKHLIDK; translated from the coding sequence ATGAAACCAAAATTCATGGCAGTAACCGCGATTATTGCCGCACTTTATATTGCCGTAACCTATACGCTGTCTTTTTTGAGCTTCGGCGATATCCAATTTCGCATAGCCGAAATCTTCAACCATTTGATCGCTTTCAACCCCCGCTATATGTTAGGGGTTGTTTTGGGGGTGTTCATCTCAAATCTGTTTTCACCCCTTGGCTGGTTTGATTTGGTGTTCGGGGTGGCCCACTCCGTTATTTGTTTGACGATTTTGATCATCGTGGGCAAATTTGTGAAAAACGTCGTTGTCCGCATGTTGATCAACTCATTTGTCTTCACCTTCATGATGTGGATCATCGCCTTGGAATTGAAATTGGCGTTGGAGTTACCGTTCTGGCTTTCATGGCTGACTACAGCCGTCGGGGAGGCAGTTGTATTGTTAATTGGCATACCAATCATGAAATTGCTGGACAAACGATTGGATTTCAAACATCTGATCGATAAGTGA
- a CDS encoding ABC transporter substrate-binding protein → MKSSMKKLSFLLFGLLLLLAACGGGNDNTSDSGDSKDKEATEETKTYKIGVTQIVEHPSLNAAYQGFQDALKDAGLKVEYDYQIAQNDNSLNTQIAQNLANAGVDLIFANSTPSAQAAKNVTSDIPIVFTSVTDPVAAQLIDSIESPGANVTGTIDLHPDAIKTTVEFMKNELGVEKVGMVYNAGEQNSVAQVNQVKEIAESLGMKVESATVAQSSEIKQAAESLIGKVDAFYIITDNTVVSALESVIQVADSNKLPLVVGEFDSVRRGGLLAFGFEYYDIGYQAGEMAVKILKGEATPADIPAEYPATLKLVMNKDAVEKLGLEVKEEWKAELVETEK, encoded by the coding sequence ATGAAAAGTAGTATGAAAAAACTATCATTTTTATTGTTTGGTTTATTATTGCTTCTAGCTGCTTGCGGCGGCGGTAATGACAATACATCTGACTCGGGTGACAGCAAAGATAAAGAAGCGACGGAAGAAACAAAAACTTACAAGATTGGTGTTACACAAATCGTTGAACACCCATCTTTGAACGCGGCATACCAAGGATTCCAGGATGCGTTGAAAGATGCGGGACTAAAAGTTGAATATGATTATCAAATTGCGCAAAACGATAACAGTTTGAATACACAAATTGCACAAAATCTAGCAAATGCGGGAGTAGATTTGATTTTTGCGAACTCCACTCCATCTGCACAAGCTGCGAAAAACGTAACATCCGATATTCCAATCGTGTTTACGTCCGTAACAGATCCGGTTGCAGCTCAATTGATCGATTCCATCGAATCTCCTGGCGCTAACGTGACTGGTACAATCGACTTGCATCCAGATGCAATCAAAACAACGGTGGAATTCATGAAAAATGAATTGGGCGTTGAAAAAGTGGGTATGGTTTACAACGCCGGTGAACAAAACTCCGTGGCACAAGTGAACCAAGTGAAAGAAATTGCGGAATCATTGGGAATGAAAGTTGAATCCGCAACAGTGGCACAAAGTTCAGAAATCAAGCAGGCAGCGGAATCTTTGATCGGCAAAGTGGATGCCTTCTATATCATCACAGACAACACAGTGGTATCCGCTCTTGAATCTGTAATTCAAGTAGCAGACAGCAACAAATTGCCGCTTGTTGTCGGAGAATTTGACTCTGTAAGACGCGGCGGATTGTTGGCATTTGGCTTTGAATACTACGATATCGGTTACCAAGCTGGCGAAATGGCTGTGAAAATCTTGAAAGGTGAAGCGACACCGGCAGATATTCCTGCAGAATATCCAGCGACATTGAAATTGGTAATGAATAAAGATGCTGTTGAAAAACTTGGCCTTGAAGTGAAAGAAGAGTGGAAAGCAGAGCTTGTAGAAACAGAAAAATAA
- a CDS encoding ABC transporter permease: MFAAMFGSVEQGIIYAIMALGVYLTFRVLDFPDLTVDGSFVTGAATAATMIVLGYHPILATLAAIVVGFIAGCITGLLHTKGNINPLLAGIIMMIGLYSVNLRIMGLSNENATSLPNVPLLNSETIFTQFLKFWEPLGIDSALNNLLSGLGVSTLPKTWGILFIMIILTAALKLVVDWFLKTEVGLAIRATGDNKRMIRSFSANTDHLIILGVGLSNALVALAGALIAQYSKYSDATMGIGMITVGLASVIIGEAIFGTKSIMRTTFAVVIGAIIYRIVLALALRIQFLDASDMKLITAIIVILALIVPQMIEKQKDKKRKAKRLQAKI, encoded by the coding sequence ATGTTTGCAGCAATGTTCGGTTCAGTTGAGCAAGGAATCATCTACGCGATTATGGCACTCGGAGTGTATCTAACATTCCGAGTGTTAGATTTTCCGGACTTAACGGTAGATGGTAGTTTTGTAACGGGTGCGGCCACGGCTGCGACGATGATCGTGCTGGGGTATCATCCCATTTTGGCTACGCTCGCTGCAATTGTTGTAGGATTTATAGCAGGATGCATCACTGGTTTATTACATACAAAAGGGAACATTAATCCGCTCCTTGCCGGTATCATTATGATGATTGGCCTCTATTCCGTAAACCTGCGAATCATGGGTCTCTCAAATGAAAATGCAACGAGCCTTCCGAACGTTCCCCTCCTGAACAGTGAAACCATCTTCACGCAGTTTTTAAAATTCTGGGAACCATTAGGGATTGATTCGGCATTAAATAATCTCCTTTCGGGTTTAGGAGTAAGCACACTTCCGAAAACTTGGGGAATCCTATTTATCATGATCATCCTGACAGCCGCACTGAAGTTGGTAGTCGACTGGTTCTTGAAAACAGAAGTGGGACTTGCCATTCGTGCGACAGGGGATAACAAACGGATGATTCGCAGCTTTTCGGCAAATACGGATCATTTGATCATTTTGGGGGTTGGGCTTTCCAACGCGCTTGTCGCATTGGCCGGTGCGCTAATTGCCCAATATTCCAAATACTCCGATGCCACAATGGGTATTGGGATGATTACAGTGGGTCTTGCCTCTGTCATTATTGGGGAAGCGATTTTTGGAACGAAATCCATCATGCGCACAACGTTTGCCGTCGTGATCGGGGCTATTATTTATCGTATTGTGCTGGCGCTCGCGTTGCGGATCCAATTCCTCGATGCAAGTGATATGAAGTTGATAACGGCGATTATCGTTATCTTGGCATTGATTGTTCCGCAAATGATCGAAAAGCAAAAAGATAAGAAGCGGAAAGCGAAACGGCTCCAGGCAAAAATATGA
- a CDS encoding ABC transporter ATP-binding protein codes for MLKLEGITKIFNEGTPDEKVALKNINLHLKPGDFVTVIGSNGAGKSTMMNMISGVLTPDVGKVWIDGKDVTGLPEYKRSHFIGRVFQDPMAGTAPTMTIEENLAIAYARNAKRTLRLGVNRERRDFFRTALEKLHLNLENRLNAKVGLLSGGERQALSLLMATFTKPSILLLDEHTAALDPSRAELITNLTKQLVEENHLTTLMVTHNMQQAIDLGNRLIMMDKGQIILEVDEEQKPNLTIPDLMAEFERIRGEKMTTDRTLLG; via the coding sequence TTGCTTAAACTGGAAGGCATTACAAAAATCTTTAATGAAGGAACTCCGGATGAAAAAGTGGCATTGAAAAATATCAATCTCCATTTAAAACCGGGAGATTTCGTAACGGTCATCGGAAGTAACGGTGCCGGAAAATCGACGATGATGAACATGATTTCCGGAGTGTTGACACCGGACGTCGGAAAAGTATGGATTGATGGAAAAGATGTAACGGGTTTGCCCGAATATAAGCGTTCCCATTTTATTGGACGCGTCTTCCAAGACCCGATGGCAGGGACGGCGCCAACGATGACGATTGAAGAGAATCTTGCCATCGCTTATGCACGAAATGCCAAACGCACGTTGCGTTTAGGGGTGAACCGGGAGCGTCGTGATTTCTTCCGCACGGCTCTTGAAAAATTGCATTTGAATTTGGAAAACCGGTTAAATGCAAAGGTCGGTTTATTGTCCGGCGGGGAAAGACAAGCCTTGTCCTTGTTGATGGCAACTTTTACGAAACCGTCCATCTTATTGCTTGATGAACACACGGCAGCCCTTGACCCTTCCCGGGCGGAATTGATTACAAATTTGACAAAGCAATTGGTGGAAGAAAATCATTTGACAACGTTGATGGTAACCCACAACATGCAACAGGCCATCGATTTGGGGAACCGATTGATTATGATGGATAAAGGGCAAATTATCTTGGAAGTGGATGAAGAGCAAAAACCAAACTTGACAATCCCTGACTTAATGGCGGAATTCGAACGAATCCGTGGTGAAAAAATGACCACTGACCGAACATTGTTGGGGTGA
- the ilvA gene encoding threonine ammonia-lyase IlvA, with product MEVADKSFTVENILKAQHQLKDVVTHTPLQKNEYLSEKYGANIYLKREDLQSVRSFKLRGAYYKIKKIENEARARGVVCASAGNHAQGVAYSCSHLKIKGTIFMPLTTPKQKIDQVRMFGRDYVEIVLAGDTFDDSANAAMDYCLEHEMIFIHPFDDYDIIAGQGTVGVEILNDIDEPLDFVFGGIGGGGLMSGVAAYIKNISPNTKVIGVEPEGAPSMKAAFENGGPTTLEKIDKFCDGTAVQCVGQKTYEICRKYLDDIITVPEGKVSTTILDLYNKHAIIAEPSGALPVAALDLYADHLKGKTAVAIITGGNNDISRMQEIKEKSLLYEGLLHYFIVNFPQRAGALRQFLTVVLGPNDDITRFEYTKKNNKEEGPALVGIEISKPEDYEGLIDRMRVNGFEFKEVNKDSTLFGLLI from the coding sequence ATGGAAGTTGCTGATAAAAGTTTTACAGTGGAGAACATTTTAAAAGCACAACATCAGTTGAAAGATGTCGTCACTCACACACCATTGCAAAAGAATGAATATTTGTCTGAAAAATATGGCGCCAATATTTATTTAAAACGCGAAGATTTGCAATCAGTGCGCTCCTTCAAACTGCGGGGTGCCTATTATAAAATAAAAAAAATCGAAAATGAAGCACGCGCACGGGGCGTCGTTTGCGCCAGTGCGGGCAATCATGCCCAAGGTGTCGCCTATTCCTGCTCCCATTTAAAAATTAAAGGGACTATTTTTATGCCGCTCACCACACCAAAGCAAAAAATCGATCAGGTGCGCATGTTCGGCCGCGATTATGTGGAAATTGTGCTTGCCGGCGATACATTTGACGATTCCGCCAATGCGGCAATGGATTACTGCTTGGAACATGAGATGATCTTCATCCATCCATTTGACGATTATGATATTATCGCAGGACAAGGGACGGTCGGCGTGGAAATTTTAAATGATATCGATGAGCCCCTTGATTTTGTGTTTGGCGGAATCGGCGGCGGCGGACTCATGAGCGGAGTGGCTGCCTATATTAAAAACATTTCGCCAAATACGAAAGTGATCGGCGTGGAACCGGAAGGCGCTCCAAGTATGAAAGCCGCCTTTGAAAACGGAGGCCCAACCACTTTGGAAAAAATCGATAAATTCTGCGACGGTACAGCTGTTCAATGTGTCGGGCAAAAAACCTATGAAATTTGCCGCAAATATTTGGACGATATTATTACAGTGCCAGAAGGAAAAGTAAGTACAACTATCCTGGATTTATATAATAAACACGCCATCATTGCAGAACCATCCGGTGCATTGCCGGTGGCCGCCCTTGATCTCTATGCGGATCATTTGAAAGGAAAAACGGCCGTCGCCATCATCACCGGCGGTAACAACGATATCAGCCGCATGCAGGAAATCAAAGAAAAGTCCTTATTATATGAAGGATTGTTGCATTACTTCATCGTCAACTTCCCTCAACGGGCGGGAGCGTTGCGTCAATTCTTGACTGTGGTTCTTGGTCCGAATGACGATATCACCCGTTTTGAATATACAAAGAAAAACAACAAAGAAGAGGGACCTGCATTAGTCGGAATCGAAATAAGCAAACCGGAAGATTATGAAGGCTTGATCGACCGCATGCGCGTCAACGGTTTTGAATTTAAAGAAGTGAATAAAGACAGCACACTATTTGGATTGTTGATTTGA
- a CDS encoding YjiH family protein → MTKKFNPYIWFLFICLSILGICLFIIPVGTPDGLKVPVAIFANGLSAKVVSFIHWFAYVVFIIAAVGSIVMHFVPQSGKVTIFDALFRTRLFWTIMRVLAVIFATLYLFQTGPEAFTSENTAGLLLNPDGGLVTMMFSLFLFAGLLLPLLTDFGLLEFFGSMMVKIMRPIFKIPGRAAIDCLASWVGDGTIGVLLTNRQYEEGNYTAREAAAIATTFSVVSITFCFVIVETAGLSQYFLQFYGTVILVGLILAVIMPRIYPLRNKPDTYFDGSSPEAHREDIPKGFNVFSFGLQNALEKAESNKNLLKVIGSGFKNVLEMWFAITPVIMSFGTIALILAEYTSFFKVLGMPFEPILQLFQIPFADDAAQTMIIGFADMLLPSILGAGIESELTRFFIATVSVTQLIYMSEVGGLILGTKLPLKLWDLFVIFLIRTIISIPIVALIAHLIF, encoded by the coding sequence ATGACAAAAAAATTCAATCCATATATATGGTTTCTTTTTATATGTCTTTCAATATTGGGAATCTGTTTATTTATTATTCCGGTGGGCACGCCGGATGGACTTAAAGTTCCTGTTGCAATTTTTGCCAATGGACTTTCGGCTAAAGTCGTTTCTTTTATCCACTGGTTTGCGTATGTAGTGTTTATTATTGCAGCCGTTGGATCGATTGTGATGCACTTTGTACCGCAATCAGGGAAAGTGACGATTTTTGATGCGTTATTCCGCACCCGTTTGTTTTGGACGATCATGCGGGTTTTGGCGGTGATTTTTGCGACATTGTATTTGTTCCAAACCGGGCCGGAAGCGTTCACAAGCGAAAATACAGCCGGTTTGTTATTGAATCCGGATGGCGGCTTGGTGACGATGATGTTTTCGTTATTCCTGTTTGCCGGGTTGTTGCTGCCCCTTTTAACGGATTTCGGATTATTGGAATTTTTCGGCTCCATGATGGTGAAAATCATGCGTCCGATTTTCAAAATACCTGGACGGGCAGCCATCGACTGTTTGGCATCATGGGTTGGCGACGGTACCATCGGGGTCCTTCTAACTAACAGACAATATGAGGAAGGAAACTATACAGCACGGGAAGCGGCGGCCATTGCGACAACGTTCTCGGTCGTTTCCATCACCTTCTGCTTTGTGATTGTCGAGACGGCGGGGCTCAGCCAATATTTCTTGCAGTTTTACGGGACAGTCATTTTGGTTGGGCTGATTTTGGCGGTGATTATGCCGAGAATTTATCCTTTGAGAAATAAACCGGATACGTATTTCGACGGTTCTTCCCCCGAAGCTCACCGTGAAGATATTCCAAAAGGCTTTAATGTGTTTTCTTTCGGTCTGCAAAATGCGTTGGAAAAAGCCGAAAGCAATAAAAATTTATTGAAGGTCATTGGCTCCGGCTTTAAAAATGTGCTGGAAATGTGGTTTGCGATTACGCCCGTCATCATGTCATTCGGTACGATCGCCTTGATTCTTGCGGAATATACAAGCTTCTTTAAAGTGTTGGGAATGCCGTTTGAACCGATTTTACAGTTGTTCCAAATTCCTTTTGCAGATGATGCGGCCCAAACGATGATCATCGGCTTTGCGGACATGCTGCTTCCATCAATCCTCGGAGCAGGAATCGAGTCGGAATTGACGCGCTTCTTCATTGCAACGGTCTCCGTCACTCAATTGATTTACATGTCTGAAGTCGGCGGTTTGATTTTAGGTACAAAACTTCCATTAAAATTATGGGATTTGTTCGTCATCTTTTTAATCCGCACAATCATTTCGATTCCGATTGTCGCCCTTATTGCCCACCTCATTTTTTGA